One window of Saprospiraceae bacterium genomic DNA carries:
- the lptB gene encoding LPS export ABC transporter ATP-binding protein codes for MKLFTKDLVKSFGARTVVNGVSVEVQEGEIVGLLGPNGAGKTTTFYMIVGFITPNQGSVHLDEDEITRDPMYLRARKGLGYLPQEPSVFRKLSVEDNIRAILEMTALTKEAQRDKLETLLAEFNLNRVRKNPGDSLSGGERRRTEIARSLASDPHFILLDEPFAGIDPIAVEDIQLIVQKLKAKNIGILITDHNVQETLSITDRAYLIVDGKILMSGTAEELAANETVRRVYLGQNFILRSKMS; via the coding sequence ATGAAATTATTCACAAAAGACCTGGTTAAATCATTTGGTGCACGAACCGTTGTCAATGGGGTATCGGTAGAAGTTCAGGAAGGTGAAATTGTTGGATTACTGGGCCCGAATGGGGCCGGAAAAACAACTACCTTTTATATGATTGTTGGATTTATAACACCCAATCAGGGATCGGTCCACCTGGACGAAGATGAAATCACGCGGGATCCCATGTATTTAAGGGCTCGCAAAGGATTGGGTTATTTACCCCAAGAACCTTCCGTTTTTCGCAAACTGAGTGTAGAGGATAATATCCGTGCCATTTTAGAAATGACTGCATTAACAAAGGAAGCGCAACGAGACAAACTGGAAACCTTGTTGGCCGAATTTAATTTAAACCGGGTACGTAAAAATCCAGGAGATTCTTTAAGTGGCGGCGAACGCAGGCGAACAGAAATTGCACGTTCTTTGGCATCCGATCCACACTTTATTTTATTGGACGAACCTTTTGCTGGTATTGACCCCATTGCTGTTGAAGACATTCAATTGATCGTACAAAAATTAAAAGCGAAAAACATCGGAATTCTGATTACGGATCACAATGTTCAAGAAACCTTATCCATTACAGATCGGGCCTATTTGATAGTAGATGGTAAAATTCTAATGTCCGGCACCGCTGAAGAATTAGCAGCCAATGAAACCGTTAGAAGGGTTTATTTGGGTCAGAATTTTATACTTCGTTCTAAAATGAGCTGA